CGACCCCGCTCGCGGTGGCCACGGTCGACGACCTGCCGCACGCCGTGCTGGTACGGCCCGACGGCCACGTCGCGCTGACCGCGCCGGGGCCGGAGGCCGCCACGCTGCCCGGCGCCCTGCGCGCCTGGCTGAACCGGCCCTGGCCGGCGAGCACCTGAGCCGCCGCGCGGCCCTCGCCCCGCCGCCGGCACCGCGCCACCGCCACCACCGTCCGTCTCGTCCCGGGCGCGCCCACGGCCGCCACGGCCCACGTTCCGCGTGCCCGCACTCTCCACGGGAGTCCCCCATGGCCCTGACCTTCACCCGCCCGCCGGGCGCCACCACGCTGATGCACGTCGCCGTCATGTGCCCCGACATCGACGCCTCCCTGCGCTTCTACCAGGAGGGCCTCGGCTTCACCCGCCGCTACGAGTTCACCGAGAGCGCCACCAGGGAGGGCCAGGTCGTCTACCGGGGCCGCGGCATCTACGTCGAGCTGGAAGGCCACGCCTACGTCGAGCTGTTCCCCGGCGGGCGGCCCGGCGTCACCTCCGAGGACGGGCCGCTGGCCCACATCGCCCTGATCGTGCCGGACGTCGACGAGGCGTACCGCTCCAGCCTGCGCGCCGGCGGCCTGCCGCACGGCCTGGGCGACTGGACGGGCGAGCCGATGTCGCTGACCCTCAACGGCTCCCCCGAGGTGGACGTGCGGGTGGCGTTCGTCCGGGGCCCGGCCGGCGAGCTGATCGAACTGTACGAGCAGCACAGCCCGATCGTCGCCCGCTGACCCGGCGCCACCGCACCGCACCGCACCGACACCACTCACACCGGGAGAATCATGCGCTACACCGTGCTCGGCAAGACCGGGGTCCGGGTCTCCGAACTCGCCCTCGGCACCGTCACCTTCGGCGAGGACTGGGGATGGGGGGCGCCCAGGGAGACCAGCGCCCGCATCCTCGACGCCTACGCCGACGCGGGCGGCAACTTCATCGACACCGCCGACCACTACACGGGCGGCACCTCGGAGACGATGCTCGGGGAGCTGCTCGGCGCCCGCCGGGACCGTTTCGTCCTCTCCACCAAGTTCACCCTCCAGACCGACCTGGCGGACGTCAACTCCGCGGGCAACCACCGCAAGAACATGGTCTCCTCGATCGAGGCGAGCCTGCGCCGGCTGCGCACCGACTACCTGGACCTGCTGTGGGTGCACGCCCACGACACCCTGACCCCGGTGCCCGAGCTGATGCGGGCCCTGGACGACCAGGTGCGCGCCGGGAAGATCCGCTACGTCGGCGTCTCGAACTGGCCGGCGTGGGAGGTCGCCCAGGCCAACACCATGGCGGAGCTGCGCGACTGGTCCCCGTTCGTCGGCATGCAGATCCGCTACAACCTGCTGGAGCGCGGGCCCGAGCGCGACCTGCTGCCCATGGCGCGGCAGTTCGACCTGCCCGTGTTCTGCTGGGGCGCGCTGGCGGAGGGACGGCTCACCGGAAAGTACCTGGAGGGCGGTACGGGGCGGCTGACCGTGCAGCCGAGGAACCACAGCTCGCAGGGCAGCGACGCCCTGGTCCGCGAGGTGGTCGCCATCGCGGCCGAGGGCGGCTGGACCGCCGCCCAGGTGGCTCTCGCCTGGCTCATGTCCCGCCCCGGCACCGTGATCCCGCTGCTTGGGGCCACCAAGGAGTACCAGCTCCAGGAGACGTTGGGCGCGGCCGAGGTGCGGCTGGCGGCCGACCAGCTGGAACGGCTCGACGCCGTCTCGTCGATCACCCTCGGCTACCCGCACGACCTGCTGCGGGACCCGATCACCCTGCACGACATGTACGGCCCCGGCTGGCAGGACATCGAGGACCGCCGCACGACGGTGCGCCGCGGAGTCGCAGACGACGCCTTCCACCCGGTGCCGCGCGACTGACGGGACGGGCCCGGCCGGGCCGCCGCCCGGCCGGACCAAGGCCGCGCCCGTTCCGCCCGCATCCCGCCCTCCGCGCCCCGCTTCCCGCCCTTCCGCGCCCGGTTCCAAGCCTTCCCCGGGCCTTTCCCGGCCCCTTCCCGGATCTTCGCCCGGTCCTTTTCCGGATCTTCCCGGACCCGCGCCCACTTTTCCCGCACCCGCAGGAAACGCACTTCGTGCAGTCCGCCGAGTGGGAACGGACCGGTGGCTTTTCCTTTTTCCTGGCGGTGCGCGGGGAGTTGACTCTTCACCGATCCCCCTTTCCCACATTCCTAGGAGTAACGCATGGTGGACGCGGCACGCACCCGGGAGATCGTCGGCAAGCTGTTCGCCGATGTCGCCTCGGGCAACGTCGAGGGAGTGCTCGCCGCCCTCGCCCCCAACATCGTCTTCGATCTCCCGCGCACCGCTCACAACCTGGCCGTTCCCAACACCGGCCGCTGGCTGGGCAAGGAAGGCGTCATCGAGGCGTTCCGGCTCAGGAGCGAACGCAGCGAGGTCACCGAGTTCGAGCAGCGGGACATGGTGGTCGAGGGCAATCGCGCTTTCGTCATCAACTACCAGAAGATCCACCACCGGGTCACGGGTTTCGAGGTCGAATTCGAGTTCTCGATGATCCTCACCGTCGGTGACGACGAACTCGTCCACCACTGGAAGGCGTTCTTCGACGCCTCGGGCGAGGTCGCCATGTTCCGCTCCGACGTGGACGCCCGCCTGCTGGCCGCCGTGTCGGCCGGCGACCGGCGGGAGGTGACCGCGATGCTGCGGGAGGGCGGCCACCCCGACCACCGCGACCCCGCCACGGGTCTGACGATCCTTCAGACCGCCGCGGGCCGCGGGGACGCCGAGACGCTGCGCCTGCTGATCGCGGCGGGCGGCGACGTGTACGGCACCGACAGCCGGGCCGGAACCACCGCCCTGCACAAGGCCGTTCAGCGCGGCGACCTGGAGACCGTGCGGGTGCTCGTGGAGGCGGGGGCGTTCGTCGACGCCGTGGCGCCCACCACGGGGCACACGCCGCTGATGGACGCCCTGTGGTTCAAGTGGCCGGAGATCGTCGGCTACCTGCTTGACCAGGGCGCCGGGCTCGGCCTGCACACCCACTACGGCTTCTCGCTCCAGGAGCACTTCGACTACGAGCTGAACGTCAACGTGCTCGGCAAGGACCGGCTGCTGCGGGCCGAGGAACTGCTCAAGGAGCGCAGGCGCGAGGACGAGCGGCTGATCGCGGAGCAGCGCGTGATGGCCGCCGTGGTCAGCGGCGACACCGCCAGGGTGCGCAGTCTGATCGCCTCGGGAGCCGATCTGGAGGCCCGTTTCCCGGTGGTCAACGGCTTCAACGACCGGCACACCCCGCTGCTCGTCGCCAGCAGGGACGGGCACACCCAGATCGTCCAGGCCCTGGTGGCCGCGGGGGCGGACGTCAACGCGACGGAGCCGACGTTCGGCGCCTCCCCGCTGCACAAGGCCGTCTACAACGGCCACGCCGACATCACCCGGCTGCTGGTCGACGCGCCCGGCATCGACCTCGACTACCAGGGCGCGACGAACGGCTACACCGCGCTGCACGACGCGCTCTGGCACGGCTACGAGGACTGCGCCCGGGTCCTGTTGAGCGCGGGGGCCCGCACCGACCTGCGCGGCCACGACGACAAGACCGCGCTCGACATCGCCAGGGAGACCTTCGGCGACGCGCACGCGCTGGTGCGGCAGATCGCCGGGCAGAGCGCCTGACCCCTCACCGGCCGGCGGACGCCGGCCGGTGCCCAGCACACGGAGAGAAACGGAGCACGGCCATGTTGTTCTACGTCCAGATGAAGTGGAAGCACGAAGGGCGCATCACGCTCGACGAGCTGTGGGAGATCGAGCGCGAGGAGGCCGAGCACGCCCAGGAGACCCTGGACTCGGGGTTCTGCGTCGGCATCTGGAAGGTGGCCGCGCAGAAGCGGGTCATCGCCATCATCGACTCCCCCGACGCCGAGGAGCTGGACCGCACCGCGCTCGGCCGCCTCCCGATGCGGGAGTACCTGGAGTTCGAGGAGGTCTGGCCGCTCCGCGACTACCTGGGGTTCGCCGAGGACGTCAAGGCCCGCTACCGCGTTTGAAGAGCAGGAGAGCCGGCGCGGGAAGCGAACCCGCCCGCGTCCGCCGCGCCGGCCTCCGCCACCCGCCGAGGAGATGCCATGATTCACCAGCTCATCTTCGCCTTCCCGCGCCCGGGCATGAGTGAGGAGGCGTTCCAGCAGTACTGGCTCGAAGAGCACGCCGTGCGCTACGCCAGCAAGATCCCGCAGATCCGCCGCTACTCCGTCGACGCCCGCGTGCCCCGCCGGGGGGAGACGGCGGAGCCGCTGTGGAGCGGCATGGCCGAGATCTGGCTGGCCAACGGCGAGGAGCAGGTCGCCTCGCTGCAATCGCCCGAGTTCCTTGAGGGGGCGCGACTCGACGAGCCCCGCTGGGCGGCGTTCTGGCGCAGCGTGGTGCTCGACACCGCGACCGA
Above is a genomic segment from Streptomyces marincola containing:
- a CDS encoding muconolactone Delta-isomerase, whose product is MLFYVQMKWKHEGRITLDELWEIEREEAEHAQETLDSGFCVGIWKVAAQKRVIAIIDSPDAEELDRTALGRLPMREYLEFEEVWPLRDYLGFAEDVKARYRV
- a CDS encoding VOC family protein, producing the protein MALTFTRPPGATTLMHVAVMCPDIDASLRFYQEGLGFTRRYEFTESATREGQVVYRGRGIYVELEGHAYVELFPGGRPGVTSEDGPLAHIALIVPDVDEAYRSSLRAGGLPHGLGDWTGEPMSLTLNGSPEVDVRVAFVRGPAGELIELYEQHSPIVAR
- a CDS encoding aldo/keto reductase: MRYTVLGKTGVRVSELALGTVTFGEDWGWGAPRETSARILDAYADAGGNFIDTADHYTGGTSETMLGELLGARRDRFVLSTKFTLQTDLADVNSAGNHRKNMVSSIEASLRRLRTDYLDLLWVHAHDTLTPVPELMRALDDQVRAGKIRYVGVSNWPAWEVAQANTMAELRDWSPFVGMQIRYNLLERGPERDLLPMARQFDLPVFCWGALAEGRLTGKYLEGGTGRLTVQPRNHSSQGSDALVREVVAIAAEGGWTAAQVALAWLMSRPGTVIPLLGATKEYQLQETLGAAEVRLAADQLERLDAVSSITLGYPHDLLRDPITLHDMYGPGWQDIEDRRTTVRRGVADDAFHPVPRD
- a CDS encoding ankyrin repeat domain-containing protein: MVDAARTREIVGKLFADVASGNVEGVLAALAPNIVFDLPRTAHNLAVPNTGRWLGKEGVIEAFRLRSERSEVTEFEQRDMVVEGNRAFVINYQKIHHRVTGFEVEFEFSMILTVGDDELVHHWKAFFDASGEVAMFRSDVDARLLAAVSAGDRREVTAMLREGGHPDHRDPATGLTILQTAAGRGDAETLRLLIAAGGDVYGTDSRAGTTALHKAVQRGDLETVRVLVEAGAFVDAVAPTTGHTPLMDALWFKWPEIVGYLLDQGAGLGLHTHYGFSLQEHFDYELNVNVLGKDRLLRAEELLKERRREDERLIAEQRVMAAVVSGDTARVRSLIASGADLEARFPVVNGFNDRHTPLLVASRDGHTQIVQALVAAGADVNATEPTFGASPLHKAVYNGHADITRLLVDAPGIDLDYQGATNGYTALHDALWHGYEDCARVLLSAGARTDLRGHDDKTALDIARETFGDAHALVRQIAGQSA